From the Cryptomeria japonica chromosome 2, Sugi_1.0, whole genome shotgun sequence genome, one window contains:
- the LOC131028226 gene encoding putative receptor-like protein kinase At3g47110 → LELHLRGNWLSGSVPTYLEKCSKLEILDLSLNNLYGVVPELQRLSNLQDVHLSENQLSGPIPTSLENCSKLEILNLALNRLHGVIPELGHKLSNLQELRLAGNQLNGRIPTSLGNFSKLELLYFSLNSITGTVPLQLGKLSSLQRLLLSDNLLTSSRNLPFLRALVNCSSLQTLYLGNNSLVGELSPYVGKLSTKLSVLSLEQNFIGRSIPQEIGNLTRLTLINFTANAFTGFIPSALEMLRKLERLYMGQNKLQGSIPSKIGALQQLGLLSLSFNLLSGEIPSSIGNLQQLRRLLLDNNQFGGNIPPSLSGCLKLELVDLSHNNLTGNIPRDVAGLPNLQFYFSLSWNLLQGSLPAEIGEMTMVQGIDLSGNQLSGVIPASIEICRNLQYLNLSHNIFEGPITDSIPMLRNLEALDLSNNKLSGTIPDSLQYLKVLRFLNVSFNLLKGEIPKAGPFRKLTASSFRGNPGLCGQWIFSLPKCPSAKPTGGQPTGDPWNFHKLFKYICSVISFLVVYCFYISFLYKYFFGKGNVEQPSIEFPHPRISYKELSTATNGFGKGNLLGVGGVGSVYKGVLDNGTLIAVKALNLEDEAAHKSFNMECQVLGKSRHRNIVKVVSSCSNLDFKGLVFEFMSNGSLERHLHCDSGKCNTGGVCKIDLQTRLHIAMDVARGLAYLHHDCSIQVVHCDLKPNNILLDFYMTAHIADFGNAHILSENSMDSFSASTTLKGALGYIAPEYGVGARISAKGDVYSYGILLLEMLTRKSPTHQMFVDGLSLRMWVSMAFPDRISEVVDDSVLLCNGGVTDATCNCLIQLIRVALLCSKDSPKDRPSMAEVVEMLECIEGMFEGIRIDSKYQSDLYQIVSSARWAGNLDKVGKGQSTSTFQSTS, encoded by the exons CTAGAACTGCATCTGAGGGGGAATTGGCTTAGTGGGTCAGTACCAACATATCTAGAAAAATGTTCCAAACTGGAAATTCTTGACCTCAGTCTCAACAATCTCTATGGCGTTGTTCCAGAGCTCCAGAGGCTTAGCAATCTGCAAGATGTGCATCTATCAGAGAATCAGCTTAGTGGGCCAATACCAACATCTCTAGAGAATTGTTCCAAACTGGAAATTCTTAACCTGGCTCTCAACCGTCTCCATGGCGTTATTCCAGAGCTAGGTCACAAGCTCAGCAATCTGCAAGAACTGCGTCTGGCGGGGAATCAGCTTAATGGGCGaataccaacatctctaggtaATTTTTCCAAACTGGAACTTCTTTACTTCAGTCTCAATAGTATCACTGGCACAGTGCCTCTCCAATTGGGTAAGTTAAGCTCTCTCCAACGTCTTTTACTGTCTGATAACTTACTCACCAGCTCTAGGAATTTGCCCTTTCTTAGAGCTCTTGTTAATTGCTCTTCCCTGCAAACATTATACTTGGGTAATAACTCTCTCGTTGGGGAATTGTCCCCTTACGTTGGCAAGCTGTCTACCAAACTCTCTGTCTTGTCCTTGGAACAAAACTTCATAGGACGGAGCATACCTCAAGAAATTGGCAATCTCACTAGATTGACACTTATAAACTTCACCGCTAATGCATTCACAGGCTTCATTCCATCTGCACTAGAAATGCTTAGGAAGCTAGAGAGGTTGTATATGGGCCAAAACAAATTGCAGGGATCCATTCCCAGCAAGATTGGTGCACTTCAGCAACTAGGGCTACTTTCTCTCTCATTTAACCTTCTTAGTGGAGAAATTCCTTCCAGTATTGGCAATCTTCAACAGCTAAGGCGCCTTTTGCTTGATAACAACCAATTTGGTGGAAATATACCTCCCTCTCTTAGCGGATGTCTCAAACTAGAACTAGTTGACCTATCCCATAATAATCTCACTGGAAACATACCACGAGATGTTGCAGGCCTACCAAATCTACAATTTTACTTCAGTCTGTCTTGGAATTTACTACAAGGAAGCCTTCCAGctgaaattggagaaatgacaatgGTTCAAGGAATAGATTTATCTGGAAATCAATTATCTGGTGTCATTCCAGCTAGTATTGAAATTTGTCGTAATCTACAATATCTCAATCTCTCTCATAACATTTTTGAAGGCCCAATTACAGATTCAATTCCCATGCTTCGAAATCTCGAAGCATTGGATCTTTCCAACAACAAATTGTCTGGTACAATACCAGATTCTCTTCAGTATCTAAAGGTACTGAGGTTTCTGAATGTTTCATTTAATTTGTTGAAAGGAGAAATTCCTAAAGCAGGACCATTTAGAAAGCTCACGGCGTCATCATTCAGAGGAAACCCTGGACTCTGTGGGCAATGGATATTTTCATTACCAAAATGTCCGAGTGCAAAGCCAACTGGAGGCCAGCCAACTGGAGACCCCTGGAACTTCCATAAATTGTTTAAATACATATGTTCTGTTATCTCCTTTCTAGTCGTATACTGCTTCTATATTTCATTTTTGTACAAATATTTCTTTGGGAAGGGAAATGTGGAACAACCATCAATAGAGTTTCCACATCCTAGAATCTCATATAAGGAGCTCAGTACTGCAACTAATGGATTTGGCAAGGGCAACTTGCTAGGAGTTGGTGGTGTTGGTTCTGTTTATAAAGGAGTTTTGGATAATGGAACATTGATAGCTGTTAAGGCTCTCAATTTGGAGGATGAAGCAGCTCATAAAAGTTTCAACATGGAATGCCAAGTGCTTGGTAAAAGCAGACACCGAAACATAGTAAAAGTCGTAAGTTCATGCTCTAATCTTGACTTCAAAGGTTTGGTTTTTGAGTTCATGTCTAATGGAAGCCTAGAAAGGCATTTGCATTGTGATTCTGGCAAGTGCAATACTGGGGGTGTCTGTAAAATAGATTTACAGACGCGATTGCATATAGCCATGGATGTTGCCCGTGGCTTGGCATATCTCCATCATGATTGTTCAATTCAAGTTGTTCACTGTGATTTGAAGCCCAACAATATACTTCTGGACTTCTATATGACAGCACATATAGCTGATTTTGGAAACGCCCATATACTATCTGAAAATTCTATGGATTCATTTTCAGCATCAACAACATTGAAAGGTGCTCTAGGCTACATTGCCCCTG AGTATGGAGTTGGTGCAAGGATTTCAGCCAAGGGAGATGTTTACAGCTATGGAATTCTGCTATTGGAAATGTTAACAAGAAAGAGTCCAACACACCAGATGTTTGTTGATGGCCTCAGCTTGCGCATGTGGGTCAGTATGGCATTCCCTGATAGGATTTCAGAGGTGGTTGATGATAGCGTGCTGTTGTGTAATGGAGGTGTTACAGATGCTACATGCAATTGTCTTATTCAACTGATTCGAGTAGCCTTGTTGTGCTCAAAAGATTCGCCTAAAGACCGACCAAGTATGGCAGAAGTCGTGGAGATGTTAGAATGTATTGAGGGCATGTTTGAAGGGATTAGAATAGATTCAAAATATCAATCTGATCTCTACCAAATCGTAAGCAGCGCAAGATGGGCAGGAAATCTAGACAAGGTAGGAAAGGGTCAGAGCACTTCCACATTCCAGTCAACATCCTAA